The proteins below come from a single Rhinolophus ferrumequinum isolate MPI-CBG mRhiFer1 chromosome 8, mRhiFer1_v1.p, whole genome shotgun sequence genomic window:
- the DTYMK gene encoding thymidylate kinase isoform X2 has translation MGAPGGGVATCGTAARGFGGRPKEGDGRPARGAHRAGGCGPRRQEHAEPQAGVRAVRRRAPRGAAPFPGPLIKEKLSQGVTLVVDRYAFSGVAFTSAKENFSLHWCKQPDVGLPKPDLVVFLQLRLAEAARRGEFGRERYENGSFQKRALQSFRQLMGDETLNWRVVDASRSIEDVHKEIRELCEDTIQAAMHRPLGELWT, from the exons ATGGGGGCTCCAGGAGGCGGCGTGGCGACGTGCGGCACGGCAGCGCGGGGTTTTGGCGGGCGCCCGAAAGAGGGCGATGGCAGGCCGGCGCGGGGCGCTCATCGTGCTGGAGGGTGTGGACCGCGCCGGCAAGAGCACGCAGAGCCGCAAGCTGGTGTCCGCGCTGTGCGCCGCCGGGCACCGCGCGGAGCTGCTCCGTTTCCCGG GCCATTAATTAAGGAGAAGCTGAGCCAGGGTGTCACCCTCGTTGTGGACAGATACGCGTTTTCTGGGGTCGCCTTCACCAGCGCCAAGGAG AACTTCTCCCTGCACTGGTGCAAGCAGCCGGACGTGGGCCTCCCCAAGCCCGACCTGGTTGTGTTCCTGCAGTTGCGGCTGGCAGAGGCTGCCAGGCGGGGAGAGTTCGGCCGCGAGCGTTATGAGAATGGGTCGTTCCAGAAGCGGGCGCTGCAGAGCTTCCGGCAGCTCATGGGGGACGAGACTCTGAACTGGAGG GTGGTTGACGCTTCCAGAAGCATCGAAGATGTCCACAAGGAAATCCGTGAGCTA
- the DTYMK gene encoding thymidylate kinase isoform X1, translating into MAGRRGALIVLEGVDRAGKSTQSRKLVSALCAAGHRAELLRFPERSTEIGKLLSSYLEKKSEVEDHSVHLLFSANRWEHVPLIKEKLSQGVTLVVDRYAFSGVAFTSAKENFSLHWCKQPDVGLPKPDLVVFLQLRLAEAARRGEFGRERYENGSFQKRALQSFRQLMGDETLNWRVVDASRSIEDVHKEIRELCEDTIQAAMHRPLGELWT; encoded by the exons ATGGCAGGCCGGCGCGGGGCGCTCATCGTGCTGGAGGGTGTGGACCGCGCCGGCAAGAGCACGCAGAGCCGCAAGCTGGTGTCCGCGCTGTGCGCCGCCGGGCACCGCGCGGAGCTGCTCCGTTTCCCGG AAAGATCAACTGAAATCGGCAAGCTTCTGAGTTCTTACTTGGAAAAGAAGAGTGAGGTGGAGGACCACTCAGTACACCTGCTCTTCTCTGCGAACCGCTGGGAGCATGT GCCATTAATTAAGGAGAAGCTGAGCCAGGGTGTCACCCTCGTTGTGGACAGATACGCGTTTTCTGGGGTCGCCTTCACCAGCGCCAAGGAG AACTTCTCCCTGCACTGGTGCAAGCAGCCGGACGTGGGCCTCCCCAAGCCCGACCTGGTTGTGTTCCTGCAGTTGCGGCTGGCAGAGGCTGCCAGGCGGGGAGAGTTCGGCCGCGAGCGTTATGAGAATGGGTCGTTCCAGAAGCGGGCGCTGCAGAGCTTCCGGCAGCTCATGGGGGACGAGACTCTGAACTGGAGG GTGGTTGACGCTTCCAGAAGCATCGAAGATGTCCACAAGGAAATCCGTGAGCTA